One Solea solea chromosome 5, fSolSol10.1, whole genome shotgun sequence genomic window carries:
- the psmd14 gene encoding 26S proteasome non-ATPase regulatory subunit 14, whose product MDRLLRLGGGMPGLGQGPPTDAPAVDTAEQVYISSLALLKMLKHGRAGVPMEVMGLMLGEFVDDYTVRVIDVFAMPQSGTGVSVEAVDPVFQAKMLDMLKQTGRPEMVVGWYHSHPGFGCWLSGVDINTQQSFEALSERAVAVVVDPIQSVKGKVVIDAFRLINANMMVLGHEPRQTTSNLGHLNKPSIQALIHGLNRHYYSITINYRKNELEQKMLLNLHKKSWMEGLTLQDYSEHCKHNETIVKEMLELTKNYNKAVEEEDKMTPEQLAIKNVGKQDPKRHLEEHVDVLMTSNIVQCLAAMLDTVVFQ is encoded by the exons ATGGATCGGCTTCTGAGGCTTGGAGGTGGAATGCCGGGGCTTGGTCAG GGCCCCCCAACAGATGCACCTGCTGTGGACACAGCAGAGCAGGTGTACATCTCCTCTTTGGCCCTGCTCAAG ATGTTGAAGCATGGGCGTGCAGGTGTACCAATGGAAGTCATGGGACTGATGCTGGGAGAGTTTGTTGATGATTACACAGTGCGAGTGATTGATGTGTTCGCCATGCCTCAGTCAGGAACG GGTGTGAGTGTTGAAGCAGTGGATCCTGTGTTCCAGGCCAAGATGTTGGACATGCTGAAGCAGACTGGCAG aCCAGAGATGGTGGTCGGGTGGTACCACAGTCACCCTGGCTTTGGCTGTTGGTTGTCCGGCGTTGACATCAATACGCAACAGAGCTTCGAGGCCCTGTCAGAGCGAGCCGTCGCAGTGGTGGTGGATCCCATCCAGAGCGTCAAAGGAAAG GTTGTTATTGATGCCTTCAGATTGATCAACGCCAACATGATGGTTTTGGGTCACGAACCAAGACAAACCACGTCCAACCTGGGGCATTTGAACAAGCCCTCAATCCAG gctCTGATTCATGGACTTAACAGACATTACTATTCCATCACCATCAATTACAGGAAAAACGAGCTTGAGCAAAAG ATGCTGTTGAACCTGCATAAGAAGAGCTGGATGGAAGGGCTCACCCTGCAGGACTACAGTGAGCACTGCAAGCACAATGAGACGATTGTCAAAGAAATGCTGGAGCTGACAAAGAACTACAATAAG GCGGTTGAAGAAGAAGATAAGATGACCCCAGAGCAGCTGGCAATCAAGAATGTTggaaaacag gatCCCAAGAGGCACTTGGAGGAGCATGTGGATGTTCTAATGACATCTAACATCGTCCAGTGCCTAGCAGCCATGTTGGATACTGTCGTTTTCCAGTGA